The Ziziphus jujuba cultivar Dongzao chromosome 3, ASM3175591v1 region TTCCTTCTTATTTACACAAAGAAACAAACACCCTTTAATTCGCATATTAGGTTTTAAGCAAAACCATGTTCCAAATCCTAGTGACTCAATTCATAAACggagaatttttctttttctttttcaataattattttttaagacaAACCAATATAAGATTTGTAATTTGAAATGATATAACGTTTACCATTTGAACTGTCTGTTAACATTTACTTATCTAAGATTTTTCTATCTATTATTTTGGGATTTGATATTACATCATTTTATTTTGTCTCTAAGGTTCTTTAAGGGAATGACTTGAGCAACTATGCAAAGATATTACCACTTATATGAGAGGGTATCACATGATCACCACATGCAAGTATGTATGGTGATTGAAAATAGAAACAGATGCCAGATTGAGGAGGCTATTTATTAGATCTCATCCATAAGGGCTTCAATGGGTTTTGCATACCCACATGGTCTTCTGCAATATTTCTTTGCTATGGTTCTAGATTTTAGTGTATAAGTGGAAAATAATAATGGAGCTAGAGATGTAGAATAGTTTTGACTTTCAgggaaaaagcttttttttggtacatttttataAACCTTTTTGTGGGGACTCCCTACTATCAGTAAGTCTTTGCAATAATTCTAAACTTGTTTCCAAAATCATAAAACAAGTTTTGGAATTCCATATATCTTTATGTGATCCTGATAGCATTTTTCCACAGAGAAATGAAAAGCAAATATGTAAATGGAACTTAACGGGCAATACATGCAGCTCGAAGTGCAAGCACCATCTTACATTTGCCTCGTTTCCCTGGTGTGTCAAATGTAAATGTTACTCCAAAACTCTTTTCAAGTTTCTACAAAGAACTTGAACCTTCTtagatgctttttcttttctttcttcatgtACAAGCAAATAGGACCACACAACTGCAAATTTGAAGCACATGTACCATAGGAATAATGTTTGCACTGGTAGACAACCAGAAAGCAACTCCTGGAAGTTCTCAAGTATTCTAAAATATTAGAGGATGAATGATATGAAAATGAATTATTAGGAAAActttctcaaaaataaaatggcTAATGGAGAAAACAGCAAAAGAAATAGATTTTAGGCTTTGTAGCCTTGTATGATTGGAAGACATAAAAGAAGTGCAACGCTTAAATGGACTCTCAGAGAAAAGTATAGGTTATAGGTGCTTCTTCTGTATGTGATAGAGCACTCTGAGAAGATTAGGTAACCTCACTGAGAGGTACACTTGCCTTAAACGTGAGAGAAACAAAAACCAATGAGAAAGTGGGGGCTTGAAAATTTTGTGGTTAACAGCTGGTGCTCTACATAAACACCACCCAGACAATCCTTGTTTGCGTAATTGCCATAAATCAAACACTAACAGTTCTCTTTCAATATAAAAGGCATGAGGAATGTGACAGCTTTGGCCTACAAACTCTTTCAATAAAGAAATTTCGCCAGTTTAGGGAATGAATTTAAAGCAAAATGGTTCAAAATGATTAAACACAACCAGTCCCATAAGTTTTAATCTGCCTAATTGAGGCGTATGAATATTGGATCTAAAATTACGTTTCCAGCCTGGATTCActaagagaaaaaaagatacATGTGTTTAATATTAATCTGACCCCCTGGTGAATTCAAAGTGGAATTGGGTTAGGGAATTACAGATTGGTCTATAACCTTATCAAGCAAATGTTAGTGAGATCAAGGTGTTTTTTGCCAAATACTAAAGGATGATTGAATTCAAAGAAAAGAGAGACTACTATAGAAAATGTTGACAATAATTTCTCCCTCCTAAGGTGAATACCACGTGATTTTAACAGTAGTATTCTGAACAAACACCCGCACTTTATACCATGTAGATTTACATGTATCTAAGCAAATATGAGCTCATAATTTTTTGTTGAGGGGATCCATTTCCGTGAACCCTGCAGTAAGGGTGAAAGACCAAATACggaaagaatgttgaataagatgcaaaaaattattagtttgaTTCCATAAGTTTTGTATCTTCTTCTATCTGTTCAAAGATAACATACTCTTTAAGGCCCCACCCTTAGCTTTATATATTCTCAGTTTGTCTCCCTTAGATGCTAACTTCTATGGCAAATATTCTCTCTCAGCCTCTCTCTTGGATGTTAGTCCAGAAGAAAAAAGTTACTTGCCCAGACCTAGAATGTTCATTTAATCTAAATAGCCTTATTAACCTCCCTCTTTTTTGATGTTTGACTCTCTCAACCGTCCCTCATTTAAGATGTATGAATAAAGAATAGAAACCCAACCAAGGAAGGCTAAAATGTGAAGAATTCTTTTAACCCCAAAAAGGGTCgagtagaaagaaaaatcaaatatgaaaaatatggaAGTGCTAGTACAAAGTATAACAGGCAATactggagggaaaaaaaaaaaaggcttatttatatatcaaatatgcAAGTATTAAACAAATTGCCTATGGCCAAAAGTGTTGGATGAGCTAATGGTTTACACCATGTATACTGTGCATATACATAAGGCTAATGAAGTATGATTTGAGTTGCTGTATGTAACATATCACATAACAATCaggaaaacaatataaaaattataatatacaggaaaagaggaaaaagaaaaaagtaaaaacagacacaaataaacaaaaagtcttCCCAGTCGTACCATGAATCAACTTCCCATGGCGAAAAAATATCACCTATTACCACTATTTTATCTTGATCTCTATAAGTTCCTCAATAGGTTGGCGGCAAATGGGGCATTTGTTTGATTGAAGCCTCAACTCTTGAGCACATTCTCTGCACATACACTGGAAAACACAACATACATGTTGAGAACAAACCCATTAACACCATAAACGCAAGAGTCATAACAAAATGATGGTGAAAAAATAACCAAGCTTGCTTCATCATGTATACCCAACCAGCGAAGCTTCTAAAACTCTGTATTAACCAAGAAGTACATCTTTTTTCACCTATTAGAGAGTTTTTTTTCACCTAGTAGAAGCACATCTTCTTAAAACTATGATTCTTGCGTACATTCTCGGCACATACACTGGAAAATACAACATACATGTTGAGAACAAACCCATTTACGTCACAAAGGCAAGAGTCAAAGCAAAAAGATGGTGGAAAAAGTAACCAAGCTTGCTTCATCATATATACCCAACCAGTGAAGATTCTAAAAACTCTGTGCTAACCAGGAAGTACGTCTGATGCAGGATGGAAACAAGCAATTGATGCAAGATGgaaacattttttgaaaacttatgaAATGAGGGGAAAACCAAATTCTAAGGCCCAAATTTGATTTGGAATGATCTAGGATGAAGATGGGCTATTTGGGACCTTTAAGGATCCAAATAGTTTTAGTTTAATCTAGCTTCCTTATTTAATTagagttattttattattttagttgctttatttttttaggaacttttattatttagtttccttattaaacctattattttagttttcttatgttgttaggtggttttattataaatagtgATCTCTATAACCCTATGAAACAGTtgattaataatacaaatatttttctgacattattttctctggttttgtgtgatgcaaacTAAAATTAACTGTGAAGTCTACTGAAAACCAAAACTAGGTGTGATGGCTAGGGATTTGGGAGTGATTCCTAAACTTGTTCTAGTGTGATGCTAAAAtcctatctttaattttttctatttcttttctacCCTATCTGTCCTACATCAACATCTTTTTTCACCTCTTAGAGAGTTTTCAAAAGGACTTATTGCATAGAGTTGTCAAAATTCTCTTCTTGAGAAGAGACAAAATCTGGCAATGTGGCCCCCAAAGAGCCAACTAACAACTTTGAAATAGCACAAGATGAAAGATAAACACAAAGCACAACAGAAGCCAGAGTCAAATAATGTATCATCCAACTTCCTCACTTCCTCACTGTTTTGTCTATCATGTATACTTCCACTAACCAGCCATGCGAACTTGGAAGGTTATACCAATTCCGTGCGGGATCCAAATAATGTTATATAGTGGATGAAAGTATTCAAGCTTATGTGCCTAGGTGCACCATCCACCATCAAACATGCTCAAGCACAATGGTTTGAGATTTGCTGATCATTACTTTTAACAATATAGCAAGCATCCTGAACAATTGCAGAATCACCAAAATGTAGCTATATTTTGGCAACTGGCTCTTAGGTTTAATATGATAAAGAATCCAAGATTTACTCACCATATGTCGGCAAGGTAGCACGGCCGTATCCTTAGGTTCAGTCATGCAAATAACACATTCCTTCCCTGGATCATTGTCATCAAAGCCTTCCACTGCCGAGCTTCCAATTCCAAATATCTCACGGAGCTCATAGCGAACTCCATCAATCCACAATATCTGTCTTATTACTCTCACTTGGAAAGGATCACCATTGTTCTTCTCTAGAACAGCTTGAGTAATCTGCATATGAGGGGATGTATCTTGCATAGTCTCACTAACATGTTCGTCTAAATCAGGTGGCAAACTTGTCTCAGCAGATATTACAAGAGGATATACATCTTCTCCTGGGGATGGTTTTGCGAGGTCATCCAACTCAAAGAAGCCCAAGTCAATGCCTGTTCCTGAGGGCTGACGGAATTTCTGGCCTAGTCCTTTCTGAAAGGATATTTTCACTGGCATATATGCATCTGGGTAAAGTGGAACAAATTTACAGTTTGGCTCTTCCTTTGCAAAGTAGAAAATAGTAATGCTGTAAATTAGAAGACACaatcagaaaataataataataataataatatattagtaTAAGAAGCAGATTTTGTAATAGTTTTAACTTTACAAATATATTTCTTGCACACGCACATATACACATACACCATGTGCAAATACAGATGGATGGATAAATATGTTCGTTGCCAAATTACAGCTATAAGGGGAAAACCTGGTCAGGCTGAAGTGGGGGCTCATTAGAGATGTTAAGTCCGTTGGTTTGGGTAGGGTAGGGCCTTTTAACAAGTATGGTTCTTGTGCCTGTGGTATAGGTGGAACTATGGACTGTGAAAGTTGATGTAAAACTTTCAGTTCATGTTGGCTTACAAATGGTTCAAGTTGAGTTTAGGTGAAAATTTGTAAACTtagaaacaactaaaaacaCGTTCTCAGGAACCCTTGATCATTGAATGCAAGACCTAATCAGATTAGTCCTCCCAAAATACAATATGAGAAATGCTTGAAGGACCTGATTGAGCACCGTTTTCTGTAACACTACTGACTTATTATAGACCTAACGCTGCTTCACAtggtacttttaaatttttattaaagacAACTTGAACAAGTAAATAATTGGTAACTGATGTTTTTAAAGATCTTCTTGCAACtatattcaaatttataaaaattaaaaacaaataggaTAATGCTAATTTCATCTGCCATGCCACAAAAGGAACTGCAGATCaagatatattttcatttcaaataGTGCTTTAAAATGAAGTTAATAAAACAATGGATACTAATACAAAGGTAGAAAAATGATTCTAAAGTGGCCCTTACTGTAGTAGCCTTTCAAATGCATATCAAGAGCATTACATTTAAGTTTTAACAGAACTGAAACACGCTAGTTTTATGATTGCTTTCCAAAGCCtcctttaatattctttttcaaaTGTAACAAGAAACTATATGAAACAATTGCTAGCAGCAATATAAGTTTGGAAGTGGCAAAAAGAAATTTGCCGATATGTTAAAAATAGAAGATCAAATAATAGCTAGTGcagacaaataaaatataacacaTGCTGAC contains the following coding sequences:
- the LOC107423290 gene encoding probable E3 ubiquitin-protein ligase LUL4, which encodes MGISWSGRRRNNYYQHHPPPLPPPPPPPPPPPPQYLPSSSSSSSSHYYSPDSPSLPPPAPPHAYVFANTSTPYPAPHNIYATYPPPPPAHSHTHYCSGGYCAHNYGNSVMGRFNYPPPYYANQAGGVWPSFRPPMGQQQQPLTVPPPYVEHQNAKKVRNDVNVHKDTLRLEVDEQNPDQHLVSFVFDALYDGSITIFYFAKEEPNCKFVPLYPDAYMPVKISFQKGLGQKFRQPSGTGIDLGFFELDDLAKPSPGEDVYPLVISAETSLPPDLDEHVSETMQDTSPHMQITQAVLEKNNGDPFQVRVIRQILWIDGVRYELREIFGIGSSAVEGFDDNDPGKECVICMTEPKDTAVLPCRHMCMCRECAQELRLQSNKCPICRQPIEELIEIKIK